Proteins encoded together in one Flavobacteriales bacterium window:
- a CDS encoding T9SS type A sorting domain-containing protein, which produces MGTDRLIFTSCDRRDWKISPCGGEFVVANANQDVSDEYGVNNANSGYQMWWYTPNGGYSFKRFQSHNTSNGLPASATRAAHFQLNAWTGNQLVEGGFYNVKVRGRVNGTYNNWGPACRLVVNSTEAQCPRTKLMDLPGNQYLSCGQSRTIGTNVYVHAKPVRRMNNNCNWVNANRYQFRFRIPAEFITIVKTSATGQYWVNTNGLTCGKTYEVDVRASFDNGSTWCHSSDPYGDICLLTTTCSFGMAEEGGSTATSEARVAMYPNPNNGDQLFLSLSSVEEGVESINVDIYDSFGKRVAQRTIGVQDGYVNTAIALNGELANGMYLVNIAAGSAIHTERLVIQK; this is translated from the coding sequence GTGGGCACCGACCGCCTGATCTTCACCAGCTGCGACCGGCGCGACTGGAAGATCAGCCCCTGCGGCGGCGAGTTCGTGGTGGCCAATGCCAACCAGGACGTGAGCGATGAGTACGGCGTGAACAACGCCAACAGCGGCTACCAGATGTGGTGGTATACGCCCAATGGCGGATACAGCTTCAAGCGCTTCCAGAGCCACAACACGAGCAACGGCCTCCCGGCCAGCGCAACCCGCGCGGCCCACTTCCAGCTCAACGCATGGACCGGCAACCAATTGGTGGAGGGCGGTTTCTACAACGTGAAGGTGCGCGGCCGCGTGAACGGCACCTACAACAACTGGGGCCCTGCCTGCCGCCTGGTGGTGAACAGCACGGAGGCCCAGTGCCCCCGCACCAAGCTCATGGACCTGCCCGGCAACCAGTACCTGAGCTGCGGACAGAGCCGTACGATCGGCACCAACGTGTATGTCCATGCCAAGCCCGTGCGCCGCATGAACAACAACTGCAACTGGGTGAACGCGAACCGCTACCAGTTCCGCTTCCGGATCCCGGCTGAGTTCATCACCATCGTGAAGACCAGCGCCACCGGGCAGTACTGGGTGAACACCAACGGCCTCACCTGCGGCAAGACCTACGAGGTGGATGTGCGCGCCAGCTTCGACAATGGCTCCACCTGGTGCCACAGCAGCGACCCCTACGGCGACATCTGCCTGCTCACCACCACCTGCAGCTTCGGCATGGCTGAAGAGGGCGGCAGCACCGCGACGAGCGAGGCCCGCGTGGCGATGTACCCGAACCCCAACAACGGCGATCAGCTCTTCTTGAGCCTGAGCAGCGTTGAGGAGGGCGTGGAGTCCATCAACGTGGACATCTACGACAGCTTCGGCAAGCGCGTGGCCCAGCGCACCATCGGGGTGCAGGACGGCTACGTGAACACCGCCATCGCCCTGAACGGGGAGCTGGCCAACGGCATGTACCTGGTGAATATCGCGGCCGGCAGCGCGATCCACACCGAGCGCCTGGTGATCCAGAAGTAA
- a CDS encoding gliding motility-associated C-terminal domain-containing protein, with protein sequence MRRILAPLAVMAALGAQAQFAPCDVSVSVTSPTCPGLADGAITVVSQSGGPYLYEWVHDALLTDATANNLIAGVYTVEVTGFDCDTIIDVVVTDPVVPPLGTLDVTDLSCAGADDGAITLTLNPGGPFIWFWTHDPVETNTTITDLPIGVYGVLISPPIGCPSYIEATLGDPDVNIIGEPLAYCPNQAPLLSTELVFGFQPHIYEWGTGDTLSTYQVPPGTNATITVTATDTVLNCVATATVDVTELVPPFAVPLMVDTACQNVAFIVNTLATNGDSLEWTWGVDGYSNARDPLIAFPDAGWQHVTLQAFDLTGCGNLPVLDSIFIVAQTPAVFTARQIPCTPIVEISLGSLTADSCAFYIGDSLVTHDCTGFIQWDHGLYDFYPYTLFATQANGCNDTTTTIVDVRTEPTLFLANAFTPNNDGINDTWPVRVDIPELGYELRMFNRWGESIWVTNNPQEQWDASGIPMGVYVYTMKMRDPCSTTNEIVKQGHVTLFR encoded by the coding sequence ATGCGCCGGATCCTTGCCCCCTTGGCCGTCATGGCTGCGCTCGGTGCGCAGGCACAGTTCGCTCCTTGCGATGTGTCCGTTTCGGTGACGTCACCCACCTGCCCAGGCCTTGCCGATGGCGCCATCACCGTGGTTAGTCAATCTGGCGGCCCTTACCTGTACGAATGGGTGCACGATGCGCTGCTCACGGATGCCACCGCCAACAATCTCATTGCTGGCGTCTACACGGTGGAGGTCACTGGATTCGATTGTGACACCATCATCGACGTGGTCGTTACCGACCCGGTCGTTCCGCCGCTCGGGACGCTCGATGTGACCGATTTGAGCTGCGCAGGCGCTGACGACGGCGCTATCACGCTCACGCTCAACCCAGGCGGCCCCTTCATCTGGTTCTGGACGCATGATCCGGTGGAGACCAATACCACCATCACCGATCTGCCCATCGGCGTCTATGGCGTGCTCATTTCGCCGCCCATTGGCTGTCCTTCATACATCGAGGCCACCTTGGGGGATCCTGATGTGAATATCATTGGTGAGCCATTGGCCTACTGCCCGAACCAAGCGCCATTGCTCTCCACCGAACTCGTCTTCGGTTTCCAGCCGCACATTTACGAGTGGGGCACGGGTGATACGCTTTCAACCTATCAGGTCCCGCCAGGAACCAACGCCACGATCACCGTCACTGCCACGGACACGGTGCTGAATTGCGTGGCAACGGCGACGGTCGACGTAACGGAGCTGGTGCCGCCTTTCGCGGTGCCCCTCATGGTCGATACCGCTTGCCAGAACGTGGCCTTCATCGTGAACACATTGGCGACCAATGGCGATTCGCTGGAGTGGACCTGGGGCGTGGACGGGTACAGCAACGCCCGCGACCCGCTGATCGCGTTCCCCGATGCTGGCTGGCAGCATGTCACGCTCCAAGCCTTCGATTTGACCGGCTGCGGGAACCTGCCCGTGCTCGACAGCATCTTCATCGTGGCGCAGACACCCGCGGTGTTCACCGCGCGCCAGATCCCCTGCACGCCCATCGTCGAGATCTCCTTGGGCAGCCTAACAGCCGACAGCTGCGCATTCTACATCGGCGATAGCCTGGTCACCCACGATTGCACCGGCTTCATCCAATGGGACCACGGCCTTTACGACTTCTATCCCTACACGCTCTTCGCCACGCAAGCCAACGGCTGCAACGACACCACGACCACCATCGTCGATGTGCGAACGGAGCCCACGCTCTTCCTCGCGAATGCCTTCACCCCAAACAACGACGGGATCAATGACACGTGGCCGGTGCGCGTGGATATCCCTGAGCTGGGCTATGAGCTGAGGATGTTCAATCGATGGGGCGAGAGCATATGGGTCACCAACAACCCGCAGGAGCAGTGGGATGCGAGCGGCATCCCGATGGGCGTTTACGTGTACACCATGAAGATGCGCGATCCGTGCTCGACCACGAACGAGATCGTGAAGCAAGGGCACGTCACGCTTTTCCGGTGA